Proteins co-encoded in one Deltaproteobacteria bacterium genomic window:
- the fusA gene encoding elongation factor G, whose protein sequence is MARQTALDKIRNIGIMAHIDAGKTTTTERILYYTGVSYKMGEVDSGTAVMDWMEQEQERGITITSAATTCFWRDCRINIIDTPGHVDFTVEVERSLRVLDGAVAVFCAVGGVEPQSETVWRQADRYGVPRIAFVNKMDRLGANFQRCLEMMQTRLGAHPVAVQLPLGREQKFRGVIDLIAEKALVWDDSTLGAAYEVVDIPADLQAQAAEYRSRLIEALADTDETLLEKYVEGQAINNDELEAALRRATLQLKLVPTFCGAAFKNKGIQTLLDGVVKYLPSPVDVPAIVGLTPDGREEIRTPADESPFAALAFKIMNDPFVGHLTFLRVYSGQLSSGTQVLNCNKKSREKIGRLLKMHADKREEVKAVYAGDIAAALGLRNTGTGDTLCDPGHPIVLESMDIPQPVISIAIEPGSKADQEKLGQGLGKIAREDPSFSVRVDAETGETIISGMGELHLEIIVDRLLREFGVQARVGRPQVAYRETISRKVRSEGRFVRQSGGRGQYGHVWLELEPSDRGAGFEFVDRTVGGVVPKEYVGAVERGVREALEQGIFAGYPVVDIRVSLVDGSYHEVDSSDIAFAIAGSMAVRSGIQQAAPLLLEPIMSVEVVVPEDFIGEVVGDFNARRGRILRMESRPGVQTIDAYVPLAEMFGYATDLRSATQGRATFHMQFSHYDPVPLSISNEVRAAAAG, encoded by the coding sequence ATGGCCAGACAAACTGCACTCGATAAAATTCGCAACATCGGCATCATGGCTCACATTGATGCCGGCAAGACCACCACCACGGAGAGGATTCTCTACTACACTGGTGTGTCCTACAAGATGGGTGAAGTGGACTCTGGCACTGCAGTAATGGACTGGATGGAGCAGGAACAGGAGCGCGGCATCACTATAACCAGTGCAGCTACCACCTGTTTCTGGCGTGACTGCCGGATCAATATCATTGACACGCCGGGGCACGTGGATTTCACTGTAGAGGTGGAGCGTTCTCTGCGGGTGCTCGATGGTGCTGTGGCTGTTTTTTGTGCAGTGGGAGGCGTGGAGCCGCAATCAGAGACGGTCTGGCGGCAGGCGGATCGTTACGGCGTGCCCAGGATTGCCTTTGTCAACAAGATGGATCGGCTGGGGGCGAATTTCCAGCGGTGCCTGGAGATGATGCAAACCAGGCTCGGTGCTCATCCTGTGGCCGTACAGCTTCCCCTGGGACGGGAGCAGAAGTTCCGGGGCGTCATCGACCTGATAGCTGAAAAGGCCCTGGTGTGGGATGACAGCACTCTGGGAGCGGCCTACGAGGTGGTGGACATTCCTGCTGACCTGCAGGCCCAGGCCGCAGAATACAGGAGCAGACTCATTGAAGCCCTGGCTGACACCGACGAAACCCTGCTGGAAAAGTACGTCGAAGGGCAGGCAATCAATAATGACGAACTGGAGGCGGCACTCAGAAGGGCGACGCTCCAGCTGAAGCTGGTGCCAACCTTCTGCGGCGCAGCCTTCAAGAATAAAGGAATCCAGACATTGCTGGACGGTGTGGTAAAATATCTGCCCTCGCCTGTGGATGTGCCAGCCATAGTAGGATTGACGCCTGACGGCAGGGAAGAGATTCGCACGCCTGCGGATGAATCACCCTTTGCGGCCCTGGCCTTCAAGATAATGAACGACCCATTCGTGGGTCATCTCACCTTCTTGCGGGTTTACTCGGGGCAGCTTTCCAGCGGCACCCAGGTGCTGAACTGCAACAAGAAGTCCAGGGAAAAAATCGGCCGCTTGCTGAAGATGCACGCTGACAAGCGTGAGGAAGTCAAGGCGGTATACGCCGGCGACATCGCTGCCGCCCTGGGACTCCGCAATACTGGCACTGGCGACACCCTGTGCGACCCCGGGCATCCCATTGTGCTGGAAAGCATGGATATACCGCAGCCGGTCATTTCAATCGCCATAGAGCCCGGCAGCAAGGCAGACCAGGAAAAGCTGGGCCAGGGTCTGGGGAAGATTGCCCGGGAAGATCCCTCCTTCAGTGTGCGAGTGGATGCCGAGACCGGTGAGACCATCATTTCTGGCATGGGTGAACTCCATCTGGAAATTATCGTGGACCGGCTGCTGCGGGAGTTCGGCGTGCAGGCCAGGGTGGGCAGACCCCAGGTTGCCTACCGGGAGACCATCAGCCGCAAGGTGAGGAGCGAAGGCCGCTTTGTCCGCCAGAGCGGCGGCCGGGGTCAGTATGGTCATGTATGGCTCGAGCTGGAGCCGAGCGACCGGGGAGCAGGGTTCGAGTTCGTGGACCGCACCGTGGGAGGTGTGGTGCCGAAAGAATACGTGGGCGCCGTGGAGCGCGGCGTGCGAGAGGCGTTGGAGCAGGGAATTTTTGCCGGCTATCCAGTGGTGGATATTCGGGTGAGCCTGGTGGACGGTTCTTATCACGAGGTGGATTCCTCGGATATTGCTTTTGCAATTGCCGGCAGCATGGCGGTGCGTTCCGGGATTCAGCAGGCGGCACCTCTTCTGCTGGAGCCCATCATGTCAGTGGAAGTGGTGGTGCCGGAGGACTTCATCGGAGAAGTCGTGGGGGACTTCAACGCCCGCCGGGGAAGAATCCTGAGAATGGAGAGCAGGCCTGGCGTACAAACTATCGACGCCTATGTGCCCCTGGCAGAGATGTTCGGCTATGCCACGGACCTCAGATCTGCCACTCAGGGTCGGGCCACTTTCCATATGCAGTTTTCACACTATGATCCGGTGCCGCTCTCCATCAGCAATGAGGTGAGGGCAGCAGCGGCAGGTTAA